The sequence TGCTTCCGGTGGAGCCGGCAACCTTCAGCACATGGTCGACGTGCTCAAGGATGGCAAAGCTGATGCCGTGCTGGCCGCCAGTATTTTCCACTTTGGTGAGCACACCGTGGGGGAAGCCAAGGAACTCTTTTCTGAACAAGACGTTCCCGTCCGCCATTAGAGGTGCCCATTCGCCAAAGACTTGGCTCTTTTGGTGGGGAGGGCTGCCATACCTGCGCTTCCTGTCCGTAATTGGACAAAGCATGTGATCCGTCTAGGGAATCGGTTGAACGACCCGCGGGCTTGTGGTGGGATATCGCGCATGACCATGCGATTGCTAGTTTGTGCTTCCTTGTTATCGGTCGGCGTGCTTTCCGCCGCTAATCCGATTATTCCCCAACCTGTCAGCTACCAGGAAAAGCCGGGGGCTTGTTCGATTCAGGCTGGAGCTTTTGTCTACGCCCCACAGGCCGAGCTACCCAGCTACTTAAAGTCACTCAACGAGGCGACGGGTTTGAAACTGCGGATGGCGCCTGCTGATGCGGCCTGTGCGATTCAGTTCTTGAGCGGTGAAATGCGCGGAAGTCAGGCGAAAGGGCAGACCATGCCTGATGGAGCCTATCACATGCGCGTGTTACCCAAGGTGGTCAATATTTACGCGGATTCTCGAAGTGGGCATTTTTACGGGCTGCAATCCTTGCTGCAGATCTTGCGCGCCGGGGAGAAAAACAAAGGGCAAATCAGTGTGCCCTGCGCCGAAATCGATGACGCCCCTCGCTTTGCTTGGCGCGGGTTCATGCTCGACGAATCACGGCATTTTTCCGGCGAAGATGCGGTGAAGTGCCTGCTTGATACGATGGCATATTACAAAATGAATCGTTTTCATTGGCATCTGACCGATTCCCCTGGCTGGCGGATCGAGATTAAGAAATACCCAAAACTGACCAGCGTGGGCGGGATTGGAAACCAAACGGACCCGAAGGCTCCGGCGGCTTATTACACCCAGGATCAGATCCGGGACATCGTTGCCTATGCCAAGGCACGCCATATCAACGTGATCCCGGAAATCGATATGCCGGGCCATGCTTCGGCCGCATGCCGCGCATACCCTGAGTTTAGCGGTGGGGGATCGAAAAAACATCCGGATTTTACCTTCAACCCCGTGGATCCGGCGACCGATGCCTTTTTAAACGACATTCTCAAGGAAGTGGCCGGGCTCTTTCCCGACGCCGGGGTGATTCACTTCGGTGGTGATGAGGTGCATTTCGGTTGGGACCAATGGCCGGAACTCGCAGGAGTCAAGAAGCTGATGAAAGAGGAGGGGCTTAAACTGAAGGATATCGAGACCCGCTTCAACCTGCGTTTTGCCAAGGTGATCAACGGGCTGGGATTCAAAACCGGAGGCTGGGATGAAATCGCCCGGACCGGGATGGACCCGAAACAATCGGTCGTCTTCTGGTGGCGGCACAACAAACCCAAGGAGCTGAGCCACGCCCTGAATACGGGTTACGACGTCGTGCTCTGCCCGCGTCGGCCATGTTACTTCGACTTCGTTCAGCACGCCTCCCATAAGTCGGGCCGCCGCTGGGGGGGCTTTAATCCTCTGTCCGATACCTATGGTTTTCCTGATGCCCTGAAACTACCGGTGGAGCCAAAGGGAACGATCCTGGGGATCCAGGCTTGTTTGTGGACGGAAACGACGATCACCCAGGAAAGGCGCGATTTTATGACCTTCCCCCGATTGCTGGCACTGGCCGAGGCTGCTTGGACACCGAAAGAAAGCAAAGACTTCGCTGGGTTTGAA comes from Oceaniferula marina and encodes:
- a CDS encoding beta-N-acetylhexosaminidase; its protein translation is MRLLVCASLLSVGVLSAANPIIPQPVSYQEKPGACSIQAGAFVYAPQAELPSYLKSLNEATGLKLRMAPADAACAIQFLSGEMRGSQAKGQTMPDGAYHMRVLPKVVNIYADSRSGHFYGLQSLLQILRAGEKNKGQISVPCAEIDDAPRFAWRGFMLDESRHFSGEDAVKCLLDTMAYYKMNRFHWHLTDSPGWRIEIKKYPKLTSVGGIGNQTDPKAPAAYYTQDQIRDIVAYAKARHINVIPEIDMPGHASAACRAYPEFSGGGSKKHPDFTFNPVDPATDAFLNDILKEVAGLFPDAGVIHFGGDEVHFGWDQWPELAGVKKLMKEEGLKLKDIETRFNLRFAKVINGLGFKTGGWDEIARTGMDPKQSVVFWWRHNKPKELSHALNTGYDVVLCPRRPCYFDFVQHASHKSGRRWGGFNPLSDTYGFPDALKLPVEPKGTILGIQACLWTETTITQERRDFMTFPRLLALAEAAWTPKESKDFAGFEKRLQPQLPELKARGIGYYDPFGNSPEVKK